A stretch of the Vigna radiata var. radiata cultivar VC1973A chromosome 7, Vradiata_ver6, whole genome shotgun sequence genome encodes the following:
- the LOC106769468 gene encoding probable LRR receptor-like serine/threonine-protein kinase At2g24230, producing MGLGVFGSVLVLVLLFKHLESQQPNTDEFFVSAFLKHMSLTSSQAYNFSASVCSWQGVSCDANREHVVGLVFSGMNLSGTVPDNTIGKLGKLQTLDLSHNKITGLPSDFWSLSSLTNLNLSSNHISGSLTSNIGNFGLLESIDLSSNNFSEEIPETVCSLLNLRVLKLNHNRFAHNIPYGILKCQSLVSIDLSSNQLNGTLPEGFGASFPKLRILNLAGNNFNGRISDISGLKSIANLNISGNSFQGSVVDMFQGRLEVLDISKNQFQGHIPQVLYNFSGYNWSHLVYLDLSENKLSGEFFQNLNESLNLKHINLAHNRFTIQKFPQIEMLLKLEYLNLSKTSLVSEIPGKISQLRKLSALDLSLNHLSGKIPSLRNEHLRVLDLSNNNLTGAVPQSVLEKLPGMEKYNFSYNNLTLCASEIRPEILQTAFFGSLNSCPIAANPRLFKRRDTGHTGMKLALALTFSMIFVLAGLLFLAFGCRRKTKMWEFKQSSYKEEQNISGPFSFQTDSTTWVADVKQATSVPVVIFEKPLLNITFADLLAATSNFDRGTLLAEGKFGPVYRGFLPGGIHVAVKVLVVGSTLTDEEAARELEFLGRIKHPNLVPLTGYCVAGDQRIAIYDYMENGNLQNLLYDLPLGVQSTDDWSTDTWEETDNNGIQNAGSEGLLTSWRFRHKIALGTARALAFLHHGCSPPIIHRAVKASSVYLDYDLEPRLSDFGLAKIFGSGLDDEIARGSPGYVPPEFSQPEYDTPTPKSDVYCFGVVLFELVTGKKPVGDDYPDDKDATLASWVRGLVRKNQSSNAIDPKIRDTGPDEQMEEALKIAYLCTADSPFKRPSMQQIVGLLKDIEPTAD from the coding sequence ATGGGGTTGGGAGTGTTTGGTTCTGTTCTGGTTTTGGTACTTTTGTTCAAGCATTTGGAATCTCAGCAACCAAATACTGATGAGTTTTTTGTTTCTGCGTTCTTGAAGCATATGAGTTTAACATCTTCACAAGCCTACAATTTCTCTGCTTCTGTCTGCTCATGGCAAGGGGTTTCTTGTGATGCCAATAGAGAACATGTTGTTGGCTTAGTCTTTTCTGGTATGAACCTCTCTGGCACTGTACCTGATAACACCATAGGCAAGCTAGGCAAACTTCAAACTCTAGATCTTAGCCACAACAAAATTACTGGCTTGCCATCAGATTTTTGGAGCTTAAGCTCCCTCACGAACCTTAATCTCTCCTCGAATCATATTTCTGGTTCACTGACTAGCAACATTGGCAACTTTGGTTTGCTAGAAAGCAttgacttgtccagcaacaaTTTCTCTGAGGAAATTCCTGAAACTGTTTGTTCACTGCTGAATCTAAGGGTCCTCAAACTCAACCACAACAGGTTTGCACACAACATACCTTACGGGATTCTCAAGTGCCAGTCTCTAGTTTCAATTGATCTTTCATCAAATCAGCTCAATGGAACACTTCCAGAGGGTTTTGGTGCTTCTTTTCCCAAGCTTAGGATATTGAACCTTGCTGGGAATAATTTTAATGGTCGTATTTCAGATATTTCTGGGTTAAAGTCCATTGCTAATCTCAACATATCAGGGAATTCGTTTCAGGGTTCCGTTGTGGACATGTTTCAGGGAAGGTTGGAGGTTCTGGACATTAGCAAAAACCAATTTCAAGGCCACATTCCACAGGTACTATACAACTTTAGTGGTTACAACTGGTCTCATTTAGTATACCTAGATTTGTCAGAGAACAAGCTTAGTGGGgagttttttcaaaatttgaacgAGTCCTTGAATTTAAAACACATTAATCTTGCACACAATAGATTTACCATACAGAAATTTCCCCAAATTGAAATGCTCCTGAAGTTGGAATATCTGAACTTGTCCAAAACCAGCCTTGTCAGTGAAATTCCTGGTAAAATCTCACAATTAAGAAAATTGAGTGCACTTGATCTTTCTTTGAATCATCTGAGTGGGAAAATTCCCTCACTGAGGAATGAACACCTCCGAGTCTTAGACCTCTCAAACAACAATTTGACAGGAGCAGTCCCTCAATCTGTCTTGGAGAAACTCCCAGGGATGGAGAAATACAACTTCTCTTATAATAACCTAACCCTTTGTGCTTCTGAAATCAGACCTGAGATCCTGCAAACAGCATTCTTTGGATCATTGAACAGTTGTCCAATTGCTGCGAATCCGCGACTCTTCAAAAGAAGAGACACTGGACACACAGGAATGAAGCTCGCCCTGGCACTGACCTTCTCAATGATCTTTGTGCTGGCTGGGCTTTTGTTTCTAGCATTTGGTTGCagaaggaaaacaaaaatgtgggaATTCAAGCAATCTTCATACAAAGAAGAACAAAACATTTCAGGTCCCTTTTCATTCCAGACTGATTCAACAACTTGGGTGGCTGATGTTAAGCAAGCAACATCAGTCCCAGTAGTAATCTTTGAGAAGCCGTTGTTGAACATCACATTTGCAGACCTCTTGGCTGCAACTTCCAACTTTGACAGAGGCACCCTTTTGGCTGAGGGAAAATTTGGGCCAGTCTATAGAGGATTTCTGCCTGGTGGTATTCACGTGGCAGTaaaagttttggttgttggttcTACATTAACAGATGAGGAAGCTGCAAGAGAGCTAGAGTTTCTTGGTAGAATCAAGCACCCCAATCTTGTTCCTTTAACTGGATACTGTGTGGCTGGGGACCAAAGAATTGCCATATACGATTACATGGAGAATGGTAACTTGCAAAACCTGCTTTACGACCTGCCACTTGGGGTACAAAGCACAGATGACTGGAGCACAGACACATGGGAAGAAACAGACAACAATGGAATTCAAAATGCTGGTTCTGAAGGGTTACTGACATCTTGGAGATTTCGCCACAAGATAGCCCTTGGCACGGCTCGAGCGTTGGCATTTCTGCATCACGGTTGCTCCCCTCCAATAATTCACAGAGCAGTTAAGGCTAGCAGTGTTTATTTGGATTATGACTTGGAGCCGAGGTTGTCTGATTTTGGACTGGCCAAGATTTTTGGAAGTGGCTTGGATGATGAAATTGCGCGTGGCTCACCTGGTTATGTTCCACCGGAGTTTTCTCAACCAGAATACGACACCCCAACTCCGAAATCTGATGTGTACTGTTTTGGGGTGGTGCTGTTTGAGCTAGTAACTGGAAAAAAGCCAGTTGGAGATGACTACCCTGATGATAAAGATGCAACTTTGGCGAGTTGGGTGAGAGGACTTGTGAGAAAGAACCAATCTTCAAATGCTATTGATCCAAAAATTCGTGACACAGGACCTGATGAACAAATGGAAGAGGCCCTTAAGATTGCTTATCTTTGCACTGCTGACAGTCCCTTCAAACGACCAAGCATGCAACAGATAGTTGGACTTCTGAAGGATATCGAACCTACTGCTGATTAG
- the LOC106765375 gene encoding eukaryotic translation initiation factor 5A-2 gives MSDEEHHFDSHADAGASKTYPQQAGTIRKNGYIVIKSRPCKVVEVSTSKTGKHGHAKCHFVAIDIFNGKKLEDIVPSSHNCDVPHVNRTDYQLIDISEDGFVSLLTDNGNTKDDLRLPTDESLLSQIKEGFAEGKDLVVSVMSAMGEEQICALKDIGPKN, from the exons ATGTCTGACGAAGAGCATCACTTCGATTCTCACGCAGATGCAGGAGCGTCCAAGACGTACCCTCAGCAGGCTGGTACCATTCGCAAGAACGGTTACATCGTCATTAAATCTAGGCCTTGCAag GTCGTAGAAGTTTCTACATCAAAGACAGGCAAGCATGGACATGCAAAATGCCACTTTGTTGccattgatatttttaatggGAAAAAGCTTGAAGATATCGTTCCATCTTCCCACAACTGTGAT GTTCCACACGTGAACCGCACTGACTATCAGCTGATTGATATATCTGAAGATGGCttt GTGAGTCTGTTGACTGATAACGGAAATACCAAGGATGATCTCAGGCTTCCCACTGATGAGTCGCTGCTTTCTCAG ATTAAAGAAGGATTTGCTGAAGGAAAAGATCTTGTTGTTTCTGTCATGTCTGCTATGGGAGAAGAGCAGATCTGTGCCTTGAAGGACATCGGtcccaaaaattaa